A window of the Deltaproteobacteria bacterium genome harbors these coding sequences:
- the aprA gene encoding adenylyl-sulfate reductase subunit alpha translates to MQAFETVEVTTDLLIIGAGMAGSGACVEAGYWAKQNNVQVTVVDKAAMERSGAVAMGLSAINQYQGENTPVDYLSYVRQDLMGLCRDDLVMDISRHVNGTVHMYEGFGLPIWKDEQGNYVHEGRWQLMINGESYKAIVAEAGKNAIGMDNIIERVFVVQLLLDKNDKKRVAGAIGFSVREPKIYVFKFKACLVVAGGAVHIFRPRSTGEGLGRAWYPPWNAGSSSYLTTMAGAEMSSQEVIFVPARFKDGYGPVGAWFLLFKATATAADGFNYMGEGLAEGGELHNWPPYGKVKPIPTCLRNHLMMIEMFEKGNGPILIHTDKAIAKIADEAPDERTRKKRLKELEAEAWEDFLDMTISQAVLWAARDVFPEKGPSEIMPSEPYFIGSHSGASGAWVSGPEDLQTAESKSEYFWGYNRMTTINGLFSAGDGVGNSSHKFSSGSFTEGRIAAKAAVKYIVENPEMPEIDEAEVAKLKEKIIQPLKIYEEHKAYTTLGTTNKKYDLPVEEVNPYYITPKMAIFRLNKIMDEYVAGWGSQYNCTATTLNIALDLLQLLKEDLSKLAARNLHELMRCWENVHRTLLAEAHTRHKLYREETRWPGYYYRRDFPKMDEEKWGKVFVNSVYDAEKDEFTMLTRPIIHLVDIKEVVGM, encoded by the coding sequence ATGCAAGCTTTCGAAACTGTAGAGGTCACCACTGATCTACTGATCATCGGTGCTGGCATGGCGGGCTCAGGTGCTTGCGTGGAGGCCGGCTACTGGGCCAAGCAGAACAATGTGCAGGTCACGGTGGTAGACAAGGCGGCCATGGAGCGCAGCGGTGCTGTGGCAATGGGTCTTTCCGCCATCAACCAGTACCAGGGTGAGAACACGCCTGTTGATTACCTCAGCTACGTTCGACAGGACCTCATGGGTCTCTGCCGTGACGACCTGGTCATGGATATTTCCAGGCACGTAAACGGCACTGTGCATATGTACGAAGGTTTCGGACTGCCCATCTGGAAAGATGAGCAAGGGAACTATGTGCATGAGGGCCGTTGGCAGCTCATGATCAATGGCGAGTCCTACAAGGCCATAGTTGCCGAGGCCGGGAAGAACGCCATCGGCATGGACAATATTATCGAGCGCGTTTTTGTGGTTCAGCTTCTTCTGGACAAGAACGATAAGAAGAGGGTGGCCGGCGCCATCGGCTTCAGCGTCAGGGAGCCAAAGATCTATGTGTTTAAATTCAAGGCCTGCCTTGTGGTCGCCGGCGGTGCTGTACACATCTTCAGGCCGCGTTCGACGGGTGAAGGTCTGGGCCGGGCCTGGTATCCGCCCTGGAATGCTGGCTCATCCTCCTATCTGACCACCATGGCAGGCGCTGAGATGAGCTCCCAAGAGGTGATATTCGTTCCTGCCAGGTTCAAGGACGGCTATGGTCCGGTTGGCGCGTGGTTCCTGCTCTTCAAGGCTACGGCAACTGCGGCCGATGGCTTCAATTATATGGGCGAAGGTCTGGCTGAAGGAGGAGAACTGCACAATTGGCCTCCTTATGGGAAGGTGAAACCGATTCCCACCTGTCTCAGGAATCATCTTATGATGATCGAAATGTTTGAGAAAGGCAATGGCCCCATTCTCATCCACACGGACAAGGCCATTGCCAAGATCGCTGATGAAGCGCCGGATGAGAGAACCAGGAAAAAGAGACTGAAGGAACTCGAGGCCGAGGCCTGGGAGGATTTCTTGGATATGACCATCAGCCAGGCCGTACTTTGGGCTGCCAGGGATGTGTTCCCTGAAAAGGGACCTTCGGAGATCATGCCATCTGAGCCCTATTTTATCGGTTCCCATTCCGGAGCCTCTGGGGCCTGGGTGAGCGGGCCAGAGGATCTGCAGACCGCGGAATCCAAGAGCGAGTACTTTTGGGGTTATAACCGTATGACCACAATCAATGGTCTTTTCTCGGCCGGGGACGGTGTGGGCAACTCCAGCCACAAGTTTTCTTCCGGTTCCTTCACTGAGGGACGGATCGCAGCCAAGGCGGCGGTCAAATACATCGTGGAGAACCCGGAGATGCCAGAGATTGATGAGGCGGAGGTTGCCAAGCTCAAGGAAAAGATTATTCAACCGCTGAAGATTTATGAAGAACATAAAGCATACACAACCCTGGGAACTACCAATAAAAAGTACGACCTTCCGGTGGAAGAGGTGAATCCTTACTACATTACCCCCAAGATGGCCATCTTTCGCCTGAACAAGATCATGGACGAGTATGTGGCCGGCTGGGGTTCCCAGTACAATTGTACTGCCACGACGTTGAACATCGCCCTGGATCTGCTACAGTTGCTCAAGGAGGATCTCAGTAAGCTGGCGGCTCGCAACCTCCATGAGCTCATGCGGTGCTGGGAGAATGTCCATCGCACCTTACTTGCGGAGGCCCATACTAGGCATAAACTGTACCGCGAGGAAACCAGGTGGCCGGGCTATTACTACCGCAGAGATTTCCCCAAGATGGATGAAGAGAAATGGGGCAAAGTGTTCGTGAACTCGGTTTACGATGCAGAGAAGGACGAGTTCACCATGCTCACCAGACCCATCATCCACCTAGTGGATATTAAAGAAGTCGTAGGTATGTAG
- the qmoC gene encoding quinone-interacting membrane-bound oxidoreductase complex subunit QmoC translates to MAEESAVQEGIKAAVESETVREGEAAVEKRPVTLLEPDLEFIREVKKAGGDTLKKCFQCATCSVVCALSPDEKPYPRKEMIYSQWGLRDRLLNDVDIWLCHYCNDCSTYCPRGARPGDVLRAIRALSFRYFAFPSFMGKVVGEAKYLPVMLGIPVLLFLFLLSLTGHLHIPEGEIEFARFFPHYLVDSIFIVMSTLAMVSFGFGLNNFIQGIHSNAIREGYAEDKPLVINDYLKSLVSVIPTILLHSKFKLCTTNRDRYWAHLLTLYGFVGLFIVTSIGFLGLYIVRSDFLAPPYPFFNPIKLFALASGVSLLSGIILVIANRRKPKTAESTTTYLDWSLIIAILVVAITGFLSWLSRLSGLAGIAYPMYFIHLVCVFYIIAYLPYSKLAHLVYRTAAMGYAAYIDRPFGIEVNSSVAVPAPEGIPSGETLAKAEAEAVGDEVDAQTAPAQEESQKE, encoded by the coding sequence ATGGCAGAAGAGTCCGCGGTGCAAGAAGGGATCAAGGCTGCGGTGGAGAGCGAGACGGTGAGGGAAGGCGAGGCAGCGGTTGAAAAAAGGCCAGTGACCTTGTTAGAACCCGATCTCGAATTTATTCGCGAGGTGAAGAAAGCGGGCGGAGACACTCTGAAAAAGTGCTTTCAATGTGCCACCTGCTCAGTAGTCTGCGCCCTGTCTCCGGATGAAAAACCGTATCCCCGTAAAGAGATGATCTACTCCCAGTGGGGCCTTAGAGACAGGTTGCTGAACGATGTGGATATTTGGCTCTGTCACTATTGTAATGACTGCTCCACTTACTGTCCTAGGGGCGCCAGACCTGGCGATGTGTTGCGTGCCATTCGCGCCCTCAGTTTCAGGTACTTTGCTTTTCCCAGTTTCATGGGCAAGGTTGTGGGTGAAGCCAAGTACCTCCCAGTCATGCTGGGAATTCCTGTACTGCTTTTCTTGTTCTTGCTGTCGCTGACAGGACATCTCCACATACCGGAGGGTGAAATAGAGTTTGCCCGCTTTTTTCCTCACTACCTTGTTGACAGCATCTTTATTGTCATGAGTACTCTTGCCATGGTTTCCTTTGGCTTTGGACTCAATAATTTTATTCAGGGAATTCACAGCAATGCAATTCGCGAGGGCTATGCCGAAGATAAGCCGCTGGTGATAAATGACTACCTCAAGAGTCTGGTCTCGGTAATACCGACTATTCTATTGCACAGCAAGTTCAAGCTCTGCACCACCAATCGGGATCGCTATTGGGCCCACCTTTTGACTCTTTATGGCTTCGTGGGGCTTTTTATTGTCACCAGCATAGGATTTCTTGGGCTTTACATCGTCCGGAGCGATTTTCTGGCCCCTCCCTACCCATTTTTTAATCCGATAAAGCTATTTGCCTTGGCGTCAGGCGTATCTTTGCTGTCGGGTATTATTTTGGTGATTGCCAACAGGCGGAAGCCGAAGACGGCGGAGAGTACCACAACATACCTAGATTGGTCTCTGATCATAGCCATCCTGGTAGTAGCAATCACAGGGTTCCTCTCATGGCTATCACGTTTGTCGGGGCTTGCAGGAATTGCCTATCCCATGTACTTTATTCATCTGGTCTGCGTTTTCTATATCATTGCTTATCTTCCGTACAGCAAGCTCGCTCATCTGGTCTACCGAACTGCAGCCATGGGCTATGCAGCCTATATTGATAGACCTTTTGGCATTGAGGTGAACAGTTCGGTAGCAGTCCCTGCTCCTGAGGGAATACCATCGGGGGAGACCTTGGCAAAGGCCGAGGCGGAAGCG
- a CDS encoding hydrogenase iron-sulfur subunit: MENKLGVYICQGCGLGEALKIDGLEGVAADMNIEPCRVHPTMCSPEGVDLIKQDLENEGVNTVVIAACSRRVLYDVFNFGHGIVVERVNLREGVVWSHKPIEEGEEAPPDVEDPYELIQEMAEDYLRMGIAKAQRTVPPEPYEAEITKKILVLGGGVSGLSAALEAARAGYETTVIEKSEALGGYAAKLRKQVPWSAPYESLQDPIIDKIIKEAEAHEKITIRTGVEVARIAGAPGLFDVTLKKAGTKSVWDIPQDLSEEEKAELEAKGEEIPEAGAASIEEATPDNPCNILLQNPEAERFGAVVLATGWKPYEPAEGEFEHLGFGKSPNVVTNVALEEMAAKGKIVRPSDGKPVQSIAFIQSPGQGSDADFPYAAAVTSLVALKQAKYVREDNKEAKAYIFYQHMRTLGLNEYFYKSAQDDEGVFLTKGDVVSVSGNGDGTLELEANDTLLGERIKVNVDMVVLGTGMVPTTRDDPIMQLAYRQGPGFRDLDLFEGYADSNFICFPYETRRTGIYTVGTVRRSMSIPECMEDAAGAALKAIQCLESANRGVAVHPRSGDMTYPDFYFQRCTQCKRCTEECPFGALDDDEKGTPLPNPTRCRRCGICMGACPERIINFADYSIDNISSMIKAIEVPEEYDEKPRILVLACENDAYPALDICGLNGLTYSPYVRVIPVRCLGSVNVVWIKDSLAKGIDGILMIGCKYGDDYQCHMIKGSELADIRMDKIGEALKSLALEKERVQQKEIAIDEYDKLPGMIAEFMETMEEIGPNPFKGF; encoded by the coding sequence ATGGAAAACAAGTTAGGTGTTTATATCTGCCAAGGTTGTGGGCTTGGAGAGGCTCTCAAGATAGACGGCCTGGAGGGGGTTGCCGCCGACATGAACATAGAGCCCTGCAGGGTGCATCCTACCATGTGCTCACCAGAAGGTGTAGATCTCATAAAGCAGGATCTTGAGAACGAAGGAGTGAACACCGTTGTCATCGCCGCCTGCTCACGACGTGTGCTTTACGATGTGTTCAACTTCGGCCATGGCATTGTGGTGGAACGTGTCAACCTAAGGGAAGGTGTTGTCTGGAGCCACAAACCTATCGAGGAAGGTGAGGAAGCACCACCAGATGTGGAGGATCCCTATGAACTGATCCAGGAAATGGCTGAGGACTATCTGCGCATGGGTATAGCCAAGGCTCAGAGGACGGTGCCGCCTGAACCCTACGAGGCTGAGATTACCAAGAAAATCCTCGTGCTGGGAGGTGGAGTTTCAGGTTTGAGCGCTGCACTCGAAGCGGCCAGGGCGGGCTATGAGACAACGGTTATTGAGAAGTCAGAAGCTTTGGGTGGCTACGCTGCCAAATTGCGGAAACAAGTCCCGTGGTCTGCACCGTACGAGTCACTACAAGACCCTATTATAGATAAGATTATAAAAGAAGCCGAGGCCCATGAGAAGATTACCATTCGTACCGGCGTGGAGGTGGCGCGGATAGCGGGGGCCCCTGGTCTTTTCGATGTTACTTTGAAGAAAGCGGGGACCAAGAGCGTCTGGGATATACCTCAAGACTTGTCGGAAGAGGAGAAAGCCGAGTTGGAAGCAAAGGGTGAAGAAATACCCGAGGCCGGGGCAGCTAGTATTGAAGAAGCAACCCCTGACAACCCGTGCAATATCCTGCTTCAGAATCCCGAGGCCGAGCGTTTTGGCGCAGTAGTTCTAGCCACGGGTTGGAAACCGTATGAGCCGGCAGAGGGTGAATTCGAACATCTGGGGTTCGGCAAGTCGCCCAATGTGGTGACCAACGTGGCTCTGGAAGAGATGGCTGCCAAAGGCAAGATCGTCCGCCCCTCTGATGGAAAACCTGTACAGAGCATCGCCTTCATCCAATCCCCAGGGCAGGGAAGTGATGCAGATTTTCCCTATGCTGCCGCCGTTACCAGCCTTGTGGCCCTGAAGCAGGCCAAATATGTGCGGGAAGATAACAAAGAGGCTAAGGCTTATATTTTCTACCAACATATGCGTACGCTTGGCCTGAATGAGTACTTTTACAAGAGTGCCCAAGACGATGAAGGGGTTTTTCTCACCAAAGGAGATGTGGTAAGTGTGTCTGGCAATGGCGATGGTACGCTAGAATTGGAGGCCAATGATACTCTCCTGGGAGAAAGAATCAAGGTAAATGTAGATATGGTGGTTCTGGGCACAGGTATGGTGCCTACGACTAGGGATGATCCGATAATGCAACTTGCCTACCGCCAAGGACCGGGGTTTAGGGATCTAGATTTATTTGAGGGCTATGCGGATTCGAACTTCATCTGTTTCCCATATGAAACCCGTAGAACCGGTATCTATACGGTGGGTACGGTCAGGAGGTCCATGAGCATCCCTGAATGCATGGAGGATGCGGCCGGGGCGGCGCTCAAGGCCATCCAGTGTCTAGAATCCGCCAACCGAGGTGTGGCCGTTCACCCGAGATCTGGGGATATGACCTATCCTGATTTTTACTTTCAGAGGTGTACCCAGTGCAAGCGCTGCACCGAGGAATGTCCATTTGGAGCCCTAGATGATGATGAGAAAGGAACCCCGCTTCCCAATCCGACGCGTTGCCGTAGATGCGGTATCTGCATGGGGGCCTGTCCGGAGCGGATCATCAACTTTGCCGATTATAGCATTGACAATATCTCATCCATGATTAAGGCTATCGAGGTTCCAGAAGAGTATGATGAGAAACCCCGGATTCTTGTCCTGGCTTGTGAGAATGACGCCTACCCGGCCCTGGATATTTGCGGTTTGAATGGCTTGACCTACTCGCCCTATGTTAGGGTCATTCCTGTACGGTGCCTTGGGTCGGTGAATGTGGTCTGGATCAAAGATTCACTCGCTAAGGGGATTGACGGCATTTTGATGATCGGTTGCAAATATGGTGACGACTATCAGTGCCACATGATCAAGGGGAGTGAATTGGCGGATATCCGCATGGACAAGATCGGTGAGGCCTTGAAGAGCTTGGCTCTCGAAAAGGAGCGTGTACAACAAAAAGAAATCGCTATAGACGAATACGATAAGCTTCCAGGGATGATAGCTGAGTTTATGGAAACCATGGAAGAGATCGGCCCGAACCCATTTAAGGGATTCTAG
- a CDS encoding YkgJ family cysteine cluster protein — MLRPESKFRFSCHPGIECFTRCCRDIMIFLTPYDIIRMKNGLNMSSEDFLEAYTVCLVSKESGLPVVALKMNDDEEKNCPFVTSEGCTIYQHRPWSCRIYPLQPESTKITEKKGKEYYSVMDVPFCRGLAENRTATVTEWIEEQGIPIYKEMETHFKKITLNPALAAHKITNKRLQEMFYMACYDLDRFRRFVFESKFLQMFDVEPETLEKIQNDDVELFKFALRWLEYGLIGQHVLKVRPEVMKVKKQEFGIK; from the coding sequence GTGCTTAGGCCAGAAAGTAAGTTCCGGTTCTCCTGTCACCCTGGCATCGAGTGCTTTACCAGATGTTGCCGCGATATCATGATATTCCTTACGCCCTACGACATCATCCGCATGAAAAATGGCCTCAACATGTCCTCGGAAGACTTTCTGGAGGCCTATACCGTTTGCCTGGTCAGCAAAGAATCAGGCTTGCCAGTGGTAGCCCTGAAAATGAACGACGACGAAGAAAAAAATTGCCCCTTTGTCACTTCCGAAGGATGCACAATCTACCAGCATCGCCCCTGGTCCTGTCGCATCTATCCCTTGCAGCCCGAAAGTACCAAAATAACAGAAAAAAAGGGGAAAGAGTACTACTCGGTCATGGATGTCCCTTTTTGTCGAGGGCTTGCCGAGAATAGGACTGCCACGGTAACTGAGTGGATAGAGGAGCAGGGCATCCCCATCTATAAGGAAATGGAAACTCACTTCAAGAAAATCACCTTGAACCCCGCCCTTGCCGCTCACAAGATAACCAATAAAAGGCTTCAAGAGATGTTCTACATGGCCTGTTATGACCTAGATCGTTTCAGGCGCTTTGTGTTCGAAAGCAAATTTTTGCAAATGTTCGACGTGGAACCGGAAACCCTTGAAAAAATACAAAACGACGATGTTGAACTGTTCAAATTCGCCCTGAGATGGCTGGAATACGGCCTGATCGGCCAACACGTCCTCAAAGTGAGGCCGGAAGTAATGAAAGTCAAGAAACAGGAGTTCGGCATC
- a CDS encoding CoB--CoM heterodisulfide reductase iron-sulfur subunit A family protein, translating to MGSILVVGGGISGLTATLEAAEVGYEVFLVEKNPYLGGRVAQLRHYFPKLCPPTCGLEINFRRIKDNPRIKFFTLAEVESVAGRPGNYDVKIRLNPRYVNEKCTCCGECAKACTMEVSNEFNFGMDNRKAAYLPHEMAFPMRYVLSREIIGTEDAQRCLEACKYDAIDLDMQPKSITLKVAAIIWATGWRPYDAAKIDNLGFEYDNVITNMMMERLAAPNGPTNGKIVRPSDNAEISSIAFVQCAGSRDENHLPYCSYICCMASLKQALYVREQYPEAKVYVFYIDIRAPGHRYEKFYRRIKEDENIFLIKGKVAEVREETGSKNITVVAENAVTGAKIEQQVDMAVLATGMEPNTAETKLPCDVAYDPDGFVISDLEKGGMFATGCAVKPLDVVSSNQHATGMALKAIQTIVSG from the coding sequence ATGGGGAGCATCTTGGTTGTGGGGGGAGGCATTAGTGGCTTGACTGCCACCCTCGAAGCTGCGGAGGTGGGCTACGAGGTGTTTCTAGTGGAGAAGAATCCCTATCTGGGCGGCAGGGTCGCGCAGCTACGCCATTATTTTCCCAAGCTATGTCCTCCCACCTGTGGGCTCGAAATCAATTTTCGCAGGATCAAGGATAATCCCAGGATCAAGTTCTTTACCCTGGCAGAGGTGGAGAGCGTTGCCGGCCGACCCGGCAACTACGATGTCAAGATAAGATTGAATCCCCGTTACGTAAACGAAAAGTGTACTTGTTGCGGTGAGTGCGCCAAGGCGTGCACCATGGAAGTCTCCAATGAATTCAATTTTGGCATGGATAATCGGAAAGCGGCATATCTTCCCCATGAAATGGCGTTTCCCATGCGGTATGTACTTTCTCGTGAGATTATCGGCACCGAAGACGCCCAACGGTGTCTGGAGGCGTGCAAGTACGATGCGATTGACCTCGATATGCAGCCTAAGAGCATCACTTTGAAAGTAGCTGCCATCATTTGGGCAACAGGCTGGAGACCTTACGATGCGGCTAAGATAGACAATCTTGGCTTCGAGTACGATAACGTGATTACTAATATGATGATGGAACGATTGGCCGCTCCTAATGGCCCCACTAATGGGAAAATCGTGCGCCCGTCAGACAACGCCGAAATATCCAGTATTGCCTTCGTACAATGTGCCGGTTCACGAGATGAGAACCACCTGCCGTACTGCTCTTATATATGCTGCATGGCATCTCTCAAGCAGGCCCTTTACGTGAGAGAACAATATCCAGAGGCCAAGGTCTATGTTTTTTACATTGATATCAGGGCGCCTGGGCATCGCTACGAAAAGTTTTATCGGAGGATCAAAGAAGACGAAAACATCTTCCTCATTAAGGGCAAGGTAGCCGAGGTTCGGGAAGAGACCGGAAGCAAGAATATTACTGTGGTGGCGGAAAACGCGGTCACCGGGGCCAAGATCGAGCAGCAGGTGGACATGGCTGTACTCGCCACTGGGATGGAGCCCAACACCGCGGAGACCAAACTGCCGTGTGATGTGGCGTACGACCCTGATGGTTTTGTAATCTCTGATCTCGAAAAAGGTGGCATGTTTGCCACAGGTTGCGCCGTGAAACCGCTGGATGTGGTCTCGTCCAATCAGCATGCCACCGGGATGGCCCTGAAGGCTATTCAGACAATAGTGAGCGGGTAG
- the aprB gene encoding adenylyl-sulfate reductase subunit beta — protein sequence MPSFVIDEKCDGCKGGEKTACMYICPNDLMVLDEERMKAYNMEPDMCWECYNCVKICPTQAIEVRGYADFCPLGASVVPMRGTEDIMWTIKFRGGTIKRFKFPIRTTPEGSAKPDGGFGYGPGTLDDQLLATEPASLRTDKLWTLGA from the coding sequence ATGCCGAGTTTTGTCATTGATGAAAAATGCGACGGTTGCAAGGGAGGAGAAAAGACCGCTTGCATGTACATCTGTCCTAATGATCTCATGGTGTTGGATGAGGAGCGCATGAAGGCGTACAACATGGAACCTGATATGTGCTGGGAGTGTTACAACTGTGTAAAAATATGCCCGACCCAGGCCATTGAGGTCAGAGGCTATGCGGATTTCTGCCCGCTGGGCGCCAGTGTTGTGCCCATGAGAGGAACCGAGGACATCATGTGGACGATCAAGTTCAGAGGTGGCACCATTAAACGCTTCAAGTTTCCTATAAGGACCACACCAGAAGGGAGCGCTAAACCAGATGGTGGCTTCGGGTATGGGCCGGGTACTCTGGACGATCAGCTCCTCGCTACGGAGCCCGCTTCCCTGAGGACTGACAAACTGTGGACACTTGGTGCTTAA